CCCATGCGATGCAAAGACATGACACTTGGTCATATAAGAAGTgaaacaagacagagcttagtcttgcataAGATTGGGGTAGAGCTTAGCCCTGAGAAGGCAGAATAATGCTAGATTTCAAGTAGCATATCATTCAGTATTATACAAGGAAAGGCAGAGCTTTgccttatgcaattgaggaggcaatgcttatcctcatgcaagaagaggtgACAATTCTTAGTCTTAATGCAAGGAAAGAcagttcttagccttatgcaaaaaggGAGGCAGGTCTTCGCCTCATGCAAAAAGAGGAGACAACGCTTAGTCTAGATGCAAggaaagacaatgcttagccttatgcaattagggaggcagggcttgGCCTCATGCAaaaaagaggagacaatgcttagtctcgatgcaaggaaagacaatgcttagccttatgcaattaagaagccagggcttagcctcatgcaaaatgggagacaattcttagtctcatgcaaagataGACAGTGCTTAGACTTATGAAATTAGGGAGGCATGTCTTAGCCTCATgaaagaagaggagacaatgcttagtctcgatgtAAGGAaatgcagtgcttagccttatgcaattagggaagcatggcttagcctcatgcaaaaaagaggatacaatgcttagtctcgatgcaaggaaagacaatgcttagccttatgcaattagggaggcagggcttagcctcatgcaaaaacgaggagacaatgcttagtcttgatGCAAGGaaagacagtgcttagccttatgcaattaaggaggcaaggcttagcctcaagCAAaatgggagacaatgcttagtctaaTGCAAAGAAAGGCAATGAGTGACAAATTAGTATTTTCTTATATGGAGACATGTTTGTGTTTGGCAGCCTTGTCATTATGAAGATAGTGGTTTTGATGTATGTATACTTGCAAATATTCCTGTAGTATTAgttgtgcctgcatccaaagaaagaTCTTGAGTTTTCCGGGGCAGACTAGTTTGTGTCTTCGTCTGCTTGCTTTGCTTTTCCTCGCTCCGGAGGTCCTGTTTGAGTTGTCCTGGGTAACATCTAACTGCCGTAGGGataaatttccaaaaaatatgcATGCCTTTGATAAAATAGAGTTATTTGAAAACATAGTGGTAtgtaatatcaagtaaattagatgaactaatgattgcgacacttttagagacattaCGACTTCTTttcattagaattttgagggttctcctcaaatttttgccccagtttagTAAGAGATTCTTTGGTCATTCTGCATGTGATGAACTTTGTTGGACttactccggaattttgagaatccttctcaaaattcttccctagtTACTTAATCGATTCTCTGACTGCCTTGTGTAAGATGACttcggctggacttgctccggaattttaagggtcctcctcaaaattctaccccagtttctagttcctgggaaaatgaaatttttattaagATATGTCAAAACCCaaagggctacctacgtatcccctcttaaatgggaatcaggtcaagcgtagttaaGTTGCATCAACTgaaatgtaaataaattaaatatagtatatcttgactgcatccgaattaacgggctttggccaaacttctccgtccatttctgcaagtatgagtgctcctcctgttagtaccttGTGAACCATGTAGGGCCCTTGCCAATTGGGTGAAAACTTTCATTTGGCTTCGTTTTGATATGGGAAGATTTgtttcaacaccagctgccctagtgTGAAATGTCtaggtttgactcttttgttgaaagctctggacattctgttctaataaagttgaccatgacatgtgacattcattctttttccatcgataagagccaattgttcatagagactccttatccattctacatcactaagttctgcttcctgtataattcttaaagaaggaatcttcGACCTTGGAGGGAATGAAAGCTTCAGTACTGTgaaccagcatgtagggggttgctccGGTTGATGTGTGAACTGTGGTACAATATCCCAATAAGGAAAATGTTAATTTCTTGTGCCATTGCTTGTGGttgtctaccattttccttagaattttcttgatgtttttattggtaGCTTCCACGGCTCCATTTATTTGAGGTCAATATGATGTGAAATTCTTATTCTTGATCTTGAAGATTTCACACATAGTTTTCATTAAATCATTGTTGAGGATGGCGACATTGTTGGTAATGATGGATTCTGGTACCCCAAAACGGCAAACAATACAATCCTTGACAAAatttgcgatgactttcttggttacagccttgtaagatgcagcctcaacccattttgtgaagtagtttatggccactaaaatgaacctgtGTTCGTTTGAAGTGGCgggctcgatcggaccgatgacatccattccccaagccgtgaaaggccaaggtgcacttgttgtaTTGAATTAATTTGGTGGTACATGTATCATATCTACATGTACCTGACACTGGTGACACTTCTGAACATACCTGATGCAGCCTGTTTCCGTAGTCATCCAAAAGCATCGTGCTCTTAatatcttcttggctagaacaaaaccattcatgtgcagcCCGCAAGTTCCAGCGTGTATCTCCTCAAGTAGTTTGGAAGCTTCTTTGGCATCAACACATCGTAATAACCCTAGGTCTGGAGTCCTTCTATACAGAATTCCTCCATtttggaagaaatgattggacaatctccggagcgtgCATTTTTTAGTATGATTTGCATGCTcagggtattctccttttgccaagtattccttgatatcatgaaaccagggatttccatttgttttttcttCAACAtaagcacaataagctggctgactATGGATCCTTACTGGAACggggtcaatgaaattcttatctgaaTGTTGTATCATGGAGGACAAAGTGTCCAATACATCTACAAACTCATTTTGGATTCTCGGAATATGTTTGAACtctatctttgtaaacctcttcATCAACTCTTGCACACGATGTAGATATGGTaatattttggtattcttggtagcccactctcctagaacctgatgtaccagaagatctgaatTACCAATTACCAacaactcttgtatattcatgtCGATGGATAGATTGAGCCCcataatgcaagcctcatattatgacatattgttggtgcatgcaAACCTAAACTTTgcggataccggataatgttgacctgtctctaacaccaaaactgctccaatacgtactcctttgaaatttgcagctttgtcgaagaacattctccaaccgtcgtagGTTTCGGTGATATCTTCCCCTACAAATAATACTTCTTCATTGGAAAAATACGTTTTCAATGGTTCGTATTCCCCTCCCACATTATTTTCCGCAAGATGATCTGCTAGTGtctgtcccttgaccgccttctgagtcacatagatgatatcaaactcactcaacaatatTTGCCATTTGGCTAGTTTCCTTGTAGGTATtagcttctgaaagatgtatttcaaaggatctatccttgatatgagatatgtggtgtaGGCATAGAAGTAGTGCATTAATTTCTAAGCTATCCACATCAGGGCATAGAAGGTGCATTCCAGCAAAGAATATCGTGCCTtatagggtgtgaacttcttactcagatagtatatggcttgttcctttcttcctgtcttgtCGTGTTGTCCTAagacacaaccgaaagctccatatAGTACAGACAAATAGAATAGTAGAGGTCTACCAGGTTCCGACGGGAtcaagactggtggtgtggataggtattccttgattctgtcaaaagctttctggcaTTCGTCAGTCCATTTTGTTGCAACATATTTCTTCAGCATTTTCAAAATTGGCTCACAGATCACGgtcgattgtgctatgaatcggctgatgtaacTGAGatgccccaagaaactcatcacatctctcTTGCTCTTCGGAGGTGGCAAATCTTGTATTGGTTTGACCTTTGAATGGTCCAATTCAATCCCCCAACGACTGACGATGAAACCTAGCAATTTCCAGCAGGTCCAaaggcacactttgcaggattcagtttcagattgtaccttcgAAGCCGATTAAAGAATTTCCTTAAATCTGTTATATGATCCGCGATTATTCTGgttttgatgatgatgtcatccacgtatacctctatTTCTCTAtgaatcatgtcatgaaaaatggtttCCATGGCTCTTATGTAAGTGgctccagcattcttcagaccaaacgaTGTCATTTTATAACAATACATCCCTCATGGAGTGATAAAGGCTATTTTCTCGACATTTTCCTcggccatccagatctgatggtaTCCCgtgaagcaatccacaaaggattggagttcatgcttgcaCAGTTGTCAATTAGTATGTGTATATTAGGTAATATgaaatcatctttgggacttgaTTTGTTTAGgtcccgatagtcgacacacaccctgactttcccatccttcttcagaactggcacgatgttggccaaccaagtaggatattcgaccactctgagaaccttagctttgatcttcttggtgacttcctctttgattttcagactcatatcaggcttgaactttttgagtttctaTTTTACAGGCGGATACATCGGATCGGTAGGTAATTTatgagccactatagatgtgctcaaaccagtcatatcatcataagaccatgcgaaaatgtcttCATACTCCTTCAGGAAGTGGGTATATTCTtctttttctgatggtgacaagtgGATGCTTATGCAGGTTTCTTTGGCTGTTTTAGAATCTCCCAAGTAGACTATTTCAATTTCGTCCATGttagacttaggcttattctaaaaattctcaacttctctgcgTATTTCCCCAGGTATCACATCCTCTTCATCTGTCTCTTCCGAGtaactatccttatgttgcattgtctcattacatgtcatagtcgttggttcatcaagataagtaataataatgttgtagaggaaaaatgtaaaagataataataaatactaaaatagcagtgcattaattaaatcttgaaaACATCAAAACAGGTACGactcgatgactcgagcaattatttcaaaacaaaatgcaTCTTAAAACAAAACACTGGAAATATCTTAAATGCTTAAAATTTCTTGAAAATATATCATGCTAATTGTCAGGCAACTTAGGAACTCGACGGGCCCAGGATGGTGTCTTGAGAATAGCtcctttctccatggcctgaatGGTGAGATCTTCTTCCACCACCTCCTCAACTATTGCATTGCAATCCATGTGTTTGTCATCCAGAAACAGATTCCTTTGGCCAGCTAAAGCCTCATCTTCTTCTGATCCCCATATCACATCAATCTGTTGGAATGCCTGATGCAGGTGCGGTATTGGTTGTTCAAGATTGTAATAAGGGCACGCCATGgcggcgaccaatcatcatactcctgcCAGGTGTACTGATATCCAATTCCAAATGTGGTACCGTGACGTTTTGGTTGTATCGGCTTAGTGACACCCTGGAGATTCTTGCTGACATCTTTACCGGGTTCATACCCTGTCCATAATAGTATGCTCTCGATCTTATTACTCTACCACTTGTCTTTCTCTACTGAATTGACCCACTCAATAAGATGGTACGTTTCTCAACCCAACTTCCTTCTATTCTCGACAACTGGAACGGTTTGATTGGTGTAAATGGGATTACTTCCATCctcatgaatgatcacctcctgatggttccattcgaacttcatgaCCTAGTGTAGCATAGAAGCTACCGCTCCAGAAgtatgtatccaaggtcgtcccaacaactagcagatatgtccaacacttgaagcTCAATATAAAACCAAGTCGGGCTCATCTGCAAATAAAGGTTGATTTCTCCAATTGTGGCCTTTTGAGACCTATCAAatgctttcacattcatactcccttctcgtatctcatggaaatccttacccaaccttttcaaagtagtcaACGGACAAATGTTAGGCTTGAACCCCCATATATTAGGACTCTGGCTATGAATTTATCCTCAAACTATACTGTGATGTGCAATGCCctattgtgactcagtccttcaggtggtagttcaccttcgtgaaaggtgatcttgtggctctCCAATACCTAcccaccatgttggccatttctccgctaGTGATGTTGTTGGGTAGACAAGCTTTGTTCAATGCATTCATTAATGCATTCCTATGCATCTCAGAATTTTGTAGTAGTGACAGAACGGAAATCTGAGCAGgtgttttgttcaaatgatccaCTACAGAGTACTCCCTTGCTTGcacctttctccaaagatcatctagGCCGGTTTCAATGATAGGTTGTTTGGTAGCGGCTTCTTtacttgttcctcccaaatgctcAGGTGTGTAAACCCTACCGATCCTGGTCATGCCTTGTGAGGCACCTATTTCTTCCATATTCCCCtttcctttccttctcgcctttTCAACATAGTCCCATGGTATAATGTTGGAATTAAAGAACGGTGTGGGTGCTACTGTCACAGTGAAGGGTGTGGTCACTTCCACCTTAAACGGAGCTGGTGCGGCTAAGGACGTTGTTGTTTAACCCCAAATGGAGTTGGTGTGGCCacttcaacctcaattggtggtTGAATTTGCACTATAATGGGTGTGATAGTGATTGGAGTTATTGTAGTTTCATCTCCCTCATGAATGAGTCCAATTGATTCTTCCGAATCCCATTTTTCATaagtttctatcacatttaccCCCTCGCCCCTATGATGCGGGAGGGGATTGTTACAGATATTAGGTGGAGCCTCTTTTGATTGTATAACCTTGGTATCAATCAGCGTCAGAATCTTATCATTCAAAGTGCGACATTCATCAATAACGTGTCCCTTCATGCCCGAGTTATAGGCACATGtattgttcggattgacccactGGGCAGCGTTTTCCATAGCAACATTGGGAATGGAGGTGACATAGCCGGCAACCTTTAGTCTTTCATATAGCTAATTAATAGGTTCAACAATAAGAGTGTATTGTTTGGGTGGTCTTCGGTCGAAATTTGGACTAGGTTTCTATTAGTTTTGGCGAGCTGGTGGTGGTGAGTGGTAATATACAGGTTGTGTGTTATAAGTATGGTAGGTGGTGGCAGATTGTTGGTATCTGGGAGGTGAaagttgatatgtgggtggtggggTTTGGTATGTGAGAGGAGATTTTGGTCTTTAGGCTACTATCACGACTcctacttctttctttttggatATACCTCCTGACTTCAAAGCTTTGTTCATAGtctgtaatgcctcaaaattaGTTGTCATtctgctcttgattccttcttcaatcctttcacccaatttaatgatgtcagagaacttgtgattctcgATAACCATTAACCTTTCGAAGTATTGTGGATCCTGGGCccagacaaagaacttgttcatttgctcttcTTCTAATGTCGGCCTTACTTttgcagcttctgatctccagtgaGTATCATACTCGCAGAAAGTCTCCATTGGCTTTTTCTtgagattctggatatagaagacacctggtgcattctctatattaaacctgaactgatccatgaaatctgatgccatattTATCCAACTAACCCATTTCTTTGGATTttgactgatgtaccaagatagggTGTCTCTAGTGAGGCTCCTCATCAAGAATTTCATGTGAATCCCTTCATCCTTTCTAACTCCTacgagcttgtcacagtatgtcctTAGATGTACCTTTGGGTCACTTgttccatcaaacatctcgacttaggaggtttgtaacgcTCTAGCAGTTCTATGTCTAGCTAAATGCacagatcctcatagttcaatcCCCCAATGCCTTTACCTCATTCGACACCTTGGCCTCGACTTGTGAGCTTCTTAAGTTCGTTTGACATGTTCTTGATAAGCATGTCCTTCTCGACAGATTCAGGTATGTATAAGGTTTGTTGAGGAGTGTGGGGtaaggtttccacatatatggggttgctctgatggacTCCCGAtatttgggtgtagtggtggtcgttggttgaaTTTTGAGGAACAGGAATATGTTGTGGTGCGTTTTGAGGAGGATGATAGATAGTGGTTTGCGGATActggattggttgatgatgatgttgtggaggagttggtactggtggaggattgggattttgaggcGGTGTGGCATATTGGTGAGGTgtaggaggattttgtggatgctggttcggtgtattttggggagatgttggtttttggtattttgtttgttaatgtcGGGGACTTCAAGGGgagggagaggtttgccaagtCCCGGACCTGCTCAAGTTTTTGTTCCAGTCGCAAAACCAAGTCATTCGGTGCTGGAGTGCTTCGGCCATCTGAAGTTTCAGCATTGTCTTCTTTCCTGATATTGCTTGTATCATCTATTATGGCCTTTCCTTTACTTTTAGgatcgtttggaggaggaggaggtggaggacctcttgATCTTGtctgatatgctgatgatgccagtatgcacgAACCATCCTTAGGGGATGGGCATAAACAAatcaataaaagaagaaaacaaaaaggtaaacaagtcagtgaggagtATTAAAAGGTTGTTTACAGTATTTAAACAAATATTGCAGAATTATAAATTCGCGTCCTAACTTGAGGACCTcattgtgcccaaggtaggcctaagCGACATATAGATTTGGAGAAAAATTGATGCCAATAATTGCGTCATTTCATTAATGTGAAAAATAAACCGAATCTCTACTAAAACGACAATAATGATAAAGAGTCACTAATGGCATGTGCCTTATTACAGCCAAAGCCTAATCGagtctagaaagcaagtaaaacataatttctaatctatttggtcctagaggGACCTTCTCCATGCTTGGCCTTCTTTGCTCCATCGATAAATTCCCCAGGTCACACATGTCCAGCAACAGATACGCCCTTGCTAGGAGACCTCCTACGTTTCCATCCATATTTTGACAACCTGTAACCCCATTTCTCatctttccttctagctccatcAATACCTGCTCTATATACTCCAACCTCTTTGTCGATTTAGTGGCGATTTCTCTCCATTCATTGATTGCTTCCATGTCCACTTTGTGTTGTTCTAAATGTCTGGCATCAAATTTAAAAATCCTTTTGCGTAACCTCCTATATTTGACTTGGGCATCGACAGCGTTGTTTATGACCCTATTTCCCAAATCAATCCCTGGCTTGACTTCTCCTGCTATGTCATCGACCAACCATGACGGATAAAAGTGCACATGGCCAGCATGGTATCGATCTGGCTCAATAGTATCCTTTTCCACCACGACCTTTAGATGCCACATGTGTTGCGCCTCGTACTTGAATGTAATAGCATCACCTTGGAAATCTGCTTTGTGGTGAACTATCTTGGA
The Nicotiana sylvestris chromosome 11, ASM39365v2, whole genome shotgun sequence DNA segment above includes these coding regions:
- the LOC138881498 gene encoding uncharacterized protein — encoded protein: MHYFYAYTTYLISRIDPLKYIFQKLIPTRKLAKWQILLSEFDIIYVTQKAVKGQTLADHLAENNVGGEYEPLKTYFSNEEVLFVGEDITETYDGWRMFFDKAANFKGVRIGAVLVLETGQHYPVLGEWATKNTKILPYLHRVQELMKRFTKIEFKHIPRIQNEFVDVLDTLSSMIQHSDKNFIDPVPVRIHSQPAYCAYVEEKTNGNPWFHDIKEYLAKGEYPEHANHTKKCTLRRLSNHFFQNGGILYRRTPDLGLLRCVDAKEASKLLEEIHAGTCGLHMNGFVLAKKILRARCFWMTTETGCISVSTAMGLEALENSDTQEIWVLYAYPCNIGESFTTGYWYL